Genomic segment of Peribacillus frigoritolerans:
TGAACGCTCCTGGCTCATATCCGAAAACTTCCGATTCAAATAATTCATCGGGGATAGCAGCACAATTCACCGCCACAAAAGGATTATTTTTTCTCGTGCTTAATCCGTGTATCGCTTGAGCAAACAATTCCTTCCCTGTTCCGCTTTCTCCCGTCAATAAAACAGTAGAATTACTTGTTGCGATACGGGCTGCCAACTCTTTAATCTCCTCAATCGCCGAACCTTTACCGATAATCTCTTCAAAACTATATCGATTCTGACCTGTTGACTTTTTCTTCCTTTTTAAGATATCCAGAGAATTCATAAACGAAGCCATTTCATAATGATTAACATCTTCTTGACGGACAATCACCCGATAAATCTTATGTTCTTTCATTTTCATTACTCTAATTAAACATGAATAGCCAAAAACGACTCCAAATAATACCTTCGCATGCTTACGGTAATGGGTTCCTTGGATAACTTCCTTTGCATAAGCTCCTAACCAGTCTTTTTTATCAATCAGAAAATTTTCACAAAAATCCGAACTAATATCGATCAATAATCCGCCCTCATCAACTTCAATAAAGCCCCAGTCTTCGGTTTGGTCTATCAGATTAAGTTTCTTCATTTTGATCACCTATCCATTTTCTCATTGGATAAAACAAAAATGACAACTTGTCCTTTGATTACTTCATTACCAGCCTGATTGTAACAGGTAACCTTTTGGGTAACCCAGTTCCTCTTTAAATTTAAATCAATAATCTCCAACTCCACAGTAATAACGTCTCCTACATACACGGGATGATAAAAAACCAATTCCTTTTGTAGCAAAATACAGGCACTTCCAGGGAGTTTTTCACTAATGACTTGAGTAATTAACCCTTCTGTCAACAAGCCCGGCACAATTGGTTGACTATAGTAACTTTTCCATATATCTTCATTCAGTCCGTATACTGGGCTATAGTCTCTAGTTAATTCCTTGCAAAATCTTACGTCCTGTTCAGTAAATGTTCGCTGCAAACGCGCAATTTGTCCTGTAAACAACTCCGTAATTGTATAACTCACGGTTCATACCCTCCCTCGTTTATATATTCCGAATTTTTTTATATTAAAGGTATAAATGCTAGAATACACTCACATGCAGAAAAAGACATACCGGGTGTCTTCGGCAAAGATCTATTCGATTTCATTTTATATCGAACTGTCCAATGCATCTTTCAGGGCACTTATATTAACGGCCTGCTTTCCCACGAACTATAATGATTCCGTACTTAAAGTCTAGTTCAAATGTAATTATTATGGGAGCTCATACATTTTTAGCTACCATACCTTGCTTGCCTGCAATTAAATATGTGTTCATAATTTGGTCTCCTCTGTTTTAACTAATATAAACTTACACAAAAGGCCATGAATCATGGTGATTTGCTGTCACCGAAATGACAACATAAGCACAAATTATTGATTGAATTTTGCGATAATTACTGACCGACTTCATTACTTCGTTTCGTAACCAATCACAGTTTAAATAGATTATCTTATAATAGTGATGGTGCTTATGCTAAGCTATATAAAGCTAATATTGAATGACCTTTCATTTTGTATTTTATAACATCTTTAATATATCATATAACATACAAACAATACCTATCAAGACGCGGAGGGCTATATATATGGAAAAAAAAACTTTATCAATTCAAATTGGTCAACGATTACGTTTTTATCGCCAACAACGTCAATTATCCTTGGACGACCTTGCTGGACTGACTGGTGTTAGTAAACCTATGCTAGGACAAATTGAACGGGGCAGCTCAAATCCAACTGTGGCTATACTGTGGAAAATAGCTGCTGGACTACAAATTCCATTCGGTTCATTTCTTGTAAGAAATCCTTCTATTAAAATTCTTCGAGAAGAGGAACAACCAAAGTTTCAAGAATATAACGATCTTTTTGAAGCTCATAATACATTTGCCTCACCAGGTGTGCCGTTTGAAACATATCGTATTCGCCTGCTACCAGGTTGTACACATTTGTCCTCTCCTATAGAAGGACTAAAATCAATAACAGTACATTCTGGCACTTTAACCATAGAAATAGGCGGGGAAATTTGCACCTTACAGAAAGGAGATGCCATCTCTTTCTCTCCTGATACTAATCAGGTATATCAAAATCTAGGTGATGAAGTGTGTGAATGTAATCAGGTAGTCTTTTATACCATCCACTGAATGATAAATAGAGTAACTTATACATACATTGAAATAAATTTTGAGGATTGTGGATGTAAACATCTTGTGAATAGGAATACAATAGTATTTAGTTTTTACGAGAAATTATTAATGCAAGATCATCTAACCCTTACTCCCACTTCCTTTGAGAAGTTACCTTTTTAACTCAACAATAATAACGTTATGTAAACAATAGATATTTGATAAAGAGAATCTTATTTTCCCTTTGTCAAATATTCCCCCAATCAATTAATGAATATAAAAACTGGCATCATTAATGATCTCTATGTCTTTGTGACTTTTCAGCTCATCCATCAACTGGAAAAGTGCTCCATCCTTCTGTTTTGCTTCAATCATGCAATCCAGCTGTGGTAAGCTTCCCTTTATTTGTTGTAAAAATTCCATGAACATTCCAGTATCCACAAAATCAGCATGTGCTCGAAATTCTTTATCGGACCTTGGACTTGAAATATGCATTTTAGGGGGTAGCTTGGAATTACTCCAGGTATTCAATATTCGGTCCCAATGATCTTTCCAATCTTCACTTGGTAACTGATGTGCGAGGTAATGATGATAATCAAAAACCATTGGTATGCCTAATTTTTCACACAAATAAAGGGTTTCCGACAACGTATAGGTAGTATCATCATTCTCAAGAATGACCATTCTTTGAATCGATTCCGGAATCAAACCCCAATTATGGATAAACTGCTCTAATGCCTGTACATGCTCGCCATAACCGCCGCCAACATGCAAAACACAGCGGTGCTCGGGATCCACCCCCATTTTTTTCAATAAAGTATAGTGCATCCTTAATGTTTTTAAGGATGTCTTCAGTATATCGATATTTGAACTATTCAAGATGACAAAATGGTCTGGATGAAAATCTATCCTCATTTTTGGGTGATTCTTTATGAATGTTTTTAATTTAGCCAGTTCTTCTGAAATAGGATCTATGTAATCCCATTCTGGAATTTCTGGATGATTGGCTAAAGGGATAAGTTTTGAAGAAAGCCTAAAGAACTGAATATCATTTGCTTCGTTATGAATCAGTAAACGCCAGCAATTATGAAGATTGGATATTGAAATGCGTTCAAGCTTCCTTATCGCTGCATCTCTGTCCTTAATTTTTGAAAACTGCGCAAAAGTCATCGTTTGGGATGGTGAACAGTTTGGCACATGATTACTCATGGCTACATAACCGAGGCGGATTAATGTCAAAGTGATAGCTCCTTTCACGTTGAATGTTTAATGGAAGTATTCCCCTATGTGACCAATATTATATATGTGAAAGAATCCATCAATACAAAAAAATGGCCTTTTCCGAATGAATACCGGGCAAAAACCATTTTTCTAAATTATTATTTTTAAGCTAGAATTTCATAATTTTTTTACTTACACTTCGGGGGTAGGAGTTGGTTTGGCATATCCGCTTTTATATTTTTCATCGACTTTATTCCGGATCTCTTTGACGCTCATACCGTCATTCAGGTCCAATATGGATTGCGCAGCAATTTCCAAGCAAACTCCGCATCTTGTCCCGTGGTCATCCCAAACCACTTCACCATTTTTTTTATTCTCATGGATAAAACAATCATAATTATTTTTATGGTTAGCTGACTCTCCGCAACCGCAGTAACAAGGTATTTTTTCTAGTAAATCTTTATTTTGCGCAACAGCTAAATAGATTGTCTTCATATCCTCTGGTTTTTCAGCTAAGAAATCCGGTGCTATTTCCTTACTGCTGGTCTCCTCCTGAAGATCTCCGGATGCCGTATGCTCTGAATGGCTTTCATGACCGCTTTCTTTTTGTAAAACACTTTCCTCTTCACTTGAACAGCCTGAGAGTATTAAAGAAGAACAGATCCCCAAAGTGACGGTCAATAATTTTAACTTCATTTATACACTCCTTGAACTTTTTTTATACTCCCATTTTATGGTACGAAAGGTATTTCTACAAGCATTAGGTTCCAAAATTTTAAGGATTAATGACAAGTATCCATGCTACATAGACTAAATTGCCATTCTGGTACGACTCCGTACATAATTTTAAAGTATTTACCACACTTTAAGATAAAAGAATGAGGTGATACTGTGATAAGAGCGCTACCATCATTGTTAATTTTGTTAGGCACGTATTTACTTATTATACTCCTCGACAACCTACAGGGCTTGAATATATGGCACTCTTTCTATAGCATTAAACAATATTTGATAGTAGGACGTGGAGAAGATTACTTTCTGCTCTTGTTATATACCATAATTTTTTTATATTTGTTTATATCCTCAGCGATCAAAAACCGGCAGCCTCCCTCTTCATGAAGCAGCTGGTTTAATTTTTTGTTTTATATATGCGGTTATCAATAACAAAATGGGGATTCCAATGAGTAAAGGAAGATGTAAAAGGTAAGGGACGACTTTTAACCCTTCATTTATATGAGCCTGATAGCTAGGAGCAATCATTATCGAAGAGAAGAAAATAACACCGCCAACCAGATAAATGAATATAGGTGATGGTTTCATTTGAAATAAGTCCCCTGCGCCAATAATGGCACAAAAGAAAAAGATCGAAATTTTAATGAAGCCTAAAATGATCATTAAAACAAGTATAAAGGTATCCAGTCTTTCAATAAAATCAGCGATATTAATATAACTCACGGCTGTTAGAGCTGGGAAATTAGACCTTAATACCGCCTCGGGACCTAATACAGACAAGAGAATGATCGA
This window contains:
- a CDS encoding helix-turn-helix domain-containing protein, which encodes MEKKTLSIQIGQRLRFYRQQRQLSLDDLAGLTGVSKPMLGQIERGSSNPTVAILWKIAAGLQIPFGSFLVRNPSIKILREEEQPKFQEYNDLFEAHNTFASPGVPFETYRIRLLPGCTHLSSPIEGLKSITVHSGTLTIEIGGEICTLQKGDAISFSPDTNQVYQNLGDEVCECNQVVFYTIH
- the uvsE gene encoding UV DNA damage repair endonuclease UvsE, which gives rise to MTLIRLGYVAMSNHVPNCSPSQTMTFAQFSKIKDRDAAIRKLERISISNLHNCWRLLIHNEANDIQFFRLSSKLIPLANHPEIPEWDYIDPISEELAKLKTFIKNHPKMRIDFHPDHFVILNSSNIDILKTSLKTLRMHYTLLKKMGVDPEHRCVLHVGGGYGEHVQALEQFIHNWGLIPESIQRMVILENDDTTYTLSETLYLCEKLGIPMVFDYHHYLAHQLPSEDWKDHWDRILNTWSNSKLPPKMHISSPRSDKEFRAHADFVDTGMFMEFLQQIKGSLPQLDCMIEAKQKDGALFQLMDELKSHKDIEIINDASFYIH
- a CDS encoding PCYCGC motif-containing (lipo)protein, coding for MKLKLLTVTLGICSSLILSGCSSEEESVLQKESGHESHSEHTASGDLQEETSSKEIAPDFLAEKPEDMKTIYLAVAQNKDLLEKIPCYCGCGESANHKNNYDCFIHENKKNGEVVWDDHGTRCGVCLEIAAQSILDLNDGMSVKEIRNKVDEKYKSGYAKPTPTPEV